The DNA window GGAAAACGGGCGCAAGTTCATTGAGTCGATGGAAGTCGTCATCAAGCGCGACGGTTGGCCGGATGTCCGGATTCCCTACCGTGATTCGCAAAAGGACTTCCCGCTGCGCGCCGGCGATCGCATCGCGTTTACGTCGCCGAAGGTTTCGGAAGGCCGCCTCGCCGACATCCGGAAGCATGGCATCGTCGTGAAGGCGGCGAACGGTCCCTTCGTGCGGAAGTTCGGCAGATTCGGTGGCAACAACACATTGGTCCCGGCCACGATCCCGACGCTGCTGCAAGCGGTGGCGGAAGTCACCCAGCGTTCTAGCATGAAAGGTGCGCCCGACGATCCGGTGGCGTTGCGCTCTTGGTTGCTCCATCGCAGCGGTTGGCTGTTCGCCTACGTGCAGCGTCCGGACCTGTCGAAGATTCGCATCCGGCGGCTGCAGGAGGATGGCACGGAGAAGATCCTGGAAATCGATCTCGCGAAGACGATTGCCGACACTCCGGAAGACGCGTCGATTGAAGAGGTCCGCAAGGCCGATGTGGAATTGCAAGGGGGAGACATCGTCGAGATCACCTCGCTGCCGGCAGACAAGGCGAAGCCGTGGACCGGCCTGAGCCTGCGGGAGGAGAGCTTCTTTTCCAAGGCGCTGAGCTGCCGCATTCAGGTGACCGATCCCACCGGCGATATCCGGGTCCAGGAGATCCGGTTCCGTGCTCCGAAATTAGTTTCGACCGATGCGGGTCTGATTTCGTTGCCGGTGCCTGAGGCCGTGTCCTCACTCAACGGATCGGCTTCGCTGAATTCGGACATGAATCCCAATGTGAGCCGCGACGGGCAGCCGGGAGTGAACATTTCCCTGCGGGACGTATTCCTGAGAGAGGGAGACCGGATCACCATGCAGAGCGTTCCGCTGCCCCGGCCTCGAGCAGTTGCTCCCACTCGCTGAGCCATGCCGCGACGTCGTCCACCGTCCCTGCTGGTCGCCTGGCTTGCCGTGGTGATCCCGCTGATCACGCTCGGGGTATTCGCGTGGCGGGGCATCGAGGCCCAGGCGTATGCGATCCGCAGGGAGAAGCAGGCGGAGACGGAGTATCTGGTGAAGCAATCGGCGAAGGAACTCACCCGGCGGCTTCAAGGGTCGGTGGTGGAGATCCGGACTTATCCCGATCCACCACGGCCTGGGAATCCGGCTCCGGAGGATGCGATCCTGGATGGCAGCGATCGTGACGCGCTGGTGGCGCTGCGGGATCGCGCTGACGCGGGGCTCTCTCCGGCCGGCTTGCCACGGCGGGTATTGGCGGCACTGCGGCTAACAGATTTCACTTCTTCGCCCGGCGCGCCGCTTCCCTCGGGCGAGGTCGCGCCGCTGGTGCGCTTGGTCACGGAGGAGTGTCCATCCGTGCTGACATCGCTGGTGCTGGAGAACCTCTTGCCGGCCTCGGGTGCGGACCTGGATCTCTGGGAGAAGCAAATGGAGATGGTGGAGATGTCTCGCCGTCATCCGGAAGGCGGGCTGATCATGGAGGACGATTACGTGTGGCTCGGAGCGCGTGGGGAGCGCATCCGTTACGTGAGCTCGGAAGCGATTGCCGCGGTGCTGGGTGATCTGAGAGGTGGGCCTTACATGGTGTGGCTGACCAGGGAACCGGTCACAGACACGGGTCTGGAGGATCCTTTCGTCTCCGCCAGCGCGAAGGTGGAGATGGACGCGGGCTTCTGGTTGCACATGCGCCTCATTCCGTCGGCGGCCATCATCGATACTGCGATCCGGAATCAGAAGAAGTGGGCGGCATCCTTGTTAGGAGTGGCTGCGATGGTTTCATTCGGCGGGCTTTTCATGCTGCATCGCACGCTCCGCCGGGAGCGGCAGCTCAATGAGATGAAGAGCCAATTCGTCGCCAGCGTGTCGCATGAGCTTCGCGCGCCGGTGGCATCGATCCGGCTGATGGCGGATGCGCTGGAAGCGGAGAAGGTGGCGCCGGAGACGGCAAAGGAATTTCACCGGCTGATCGCGCGTGAAGGAGCGCGGCTCTCGACGCTGGTGGGGAATGTGCTGGATCACGCACGGATCGAGCAGGGGAGGAAGGTGTGGAGGATGGAGCCGTGTGATCTATCGGCACTGGTGGCGGATACGGTGCGGGTGATGGAGCCGCTGGCGAACGAGAAGTCGATCGGGCTGAAGGTGGAGCTTTCGCCGGTGGAGGCCACGGTGGATGCGGATGCGATCCAACAGGCGCTGGTGAACCTGCTGGATAACGCGATCAAGTTCTCACCGCCGGGCAGTGAGGTGACGACGGTGCTCGCTTGCTACGATGAGCGTCGTACTTGGAGGCTGTGCGTGCGGGACGAGGGGCCGGGGATTCCGAAGGACGAGCAGTCGCGGATTTTCGAGCGCTTCTACCGGCCGGGCGATGAGCTGCGCCGCGAGACGCAGGGGACGGGCATCGGCCTGAGCCTGGTGAAGTCGATCGCCGAGGCTCATGGCGGCAGGGTGACGGTGGAGAGCGAGCTGGGGAGGGGGAGTGTGTTTGTCTTTGCCGGGAGCGCAGGGCTTGAGGCCGGCTCGTTGGACCATTCAGGCCGGTCTGAAAACCGGCGCTCCCGGGAACAATCATGAGACTGCTGGTTATCGAAGACGAAGCGCCGATGCGCACGGCGCTGGTGGAGACACTGAAGGCGGAGGGCTATCGGGTGCTGTCCGCGGCGGACGGTGTGAGCGGGCTGGAACTCGCCTGCACGGAGGCGTTCGATCTGGTGCTGCTGGACGTGATGATGCCGGGGCTGGATGGCTTCGCGGTGTGTCGCGAGTTGCGTAATCGCGGTCGCACGCTGCCGGTGCTGATGCTGACCGCGAAGGGTCAGGTGGATGACCGGGTGGAGGGACTGGACAGCGGTGCGGACGATTATCTGGTGAAGCCGTTTTCGCTGAAGGAGCTGCTTGCGCGGGTGAGGGCGCTGCTGCGGCGGCGCGAGCGCGAGGATGCCGTGGGCAGGGAGTTCTCGATCGGCGCGGGGCAGGTGGATTTTTCGAAGCGGTCGCTGGTGCGCGGCGGGACGCGGCATGAGCTCTCCGAGAAGGAGGCGGGGATGTTGCGGTTGCTGGCGACCCATGCCGGGGAAGTGGTGAGTCGCGAGAAATTCCTGGATGTGGTGTGGGGTTACCATGCTTACCCGAGCACCCGGACGGTGGACAATTTCATCGCGACGCTGCGGGCGAAGCTGGAGGAAGATCCGGGCAATCCGCGGCACCTGATTACCGTGAGGGGCGCGGGGTATCGGCTGGATTTGTGAGGGGCGGAGGAACGCAGATCTAATCGAGAAGGAGACTGTGATGGATGGGATAGGGAGGCCCACTCGAATGCTGGCCGCTCGCAATCGGCACTGCCATCCTGTCTTCCATCTGTGTCAATCTGCGTAATCTGCGGTTGGATATTCCAGCCGCTTCGGCGTGGTCGAAAACCGGAAGCCATCAACCGCAGATGACGCAGATGAACGCAGATTAAGAGGATGGGATGAAATGGAACTCACTGCGGGGCTTGGGATTTCGATTCCGTGCATCTATCCATCCTTCGGAAGTAGGGCGAGTTCGGCTTTAGGCGAGTGGCGTTGTGTTTGCGAGGTGCTTGATGCGTCGCCAGCGCCAGGCGAGGAAGGCGGACCAGAGGCCCAAGCAGGAGAAGAGCAGCAAAGCGTCCGGACATCGCCAGTAGCGGACGTGGGATGTGTGCAGGTATTGCCCGTAGTCCGTGCGCTTCATTTCGGACTTATAATATCGGGAGGTGAGCGTGGAGGGCCCCATCACGCTCGCGGAAAAGGGCACTGCTGACAGGTAGGTTGCATTGTTGGCGCGGCGCACTTCCCAGACTTCTCCCCGGACAATACCCAACAGGGAGGACCCATCTCCGTACGAAGTCGCCCACACCCATCCGAAAAAGCAGACGGCCAAGAGGCCGAGCCAGAAGCTCTTCCAAAGGTAGAAGGAGTGTGGTGTCACGAAATGGTTTTTACAATCCGCTGCATCCGTTGCCAGCGCCAGGCGAGGAAGGCGGACCAGAGCGCGAGGAAGGAGATGAGGATGATCCCGTGGGGGAGGGCGGTGGTGGTGAATTTCGTGAAGACGCCCTCGAGCCAGAATCCGCTGAGGGGAACGCGGTCGGTGGCGATGTCGAAGGTGCCGCCGACGGGCTGGACGACCTGGCTCCAGCCGACCTTGCCTGCGCCGTTCCATGCGAAGCCTTTGCCGATCCACACAATGCGTGAGAAGTAGCGATGGGAGTCCCACCACGCCCAGGCGAGGAAGCTGGCGACGAAGAGGCCGAGCCAGA is part of the Luteolibacter arcticus genome and encodes:
- a CDS encoding response regulator transcription factor, yielding MRLLVIEDEAPMRTALVETLKAEGYRVLSAADGVSGLELACTEAFDLVLLDVMMPGLDGFAVCRELRNRGRTLPVLMLTAKGQVDDRVEGLDSGADDYLVKPFSLKELLARVRALLRRREREDAVGREFSIGAGQVDFSKRSLVRGGTRHELSEKEAGMLRLLATHAGEVVSREKFLDVVWGYHAYPSTRTVDNFIATLRAKLEEDPGNPRHLITVRGAGYRLDL
- a CDS encoding sensor histidine kinase, whose amino-acid sequence is MPRRRPPSLLVAWLAVVIPLITLGVFAWRGIEAQAYAIRREKQAETEYLVKQSAKELTRRLQGSVVEIRTYPDPPRPGNPAPEDAILDGSDRDALVALRDRADAGLSPAGLPRRVLAALRLTDFTSSPGAPLPSGEVAPLVRLVTEECPSVLTSLVLENLLPASGADLDLWEKQMEMVEMSRRHPEGGLIMEDDYVWLGARGERIRYVSSEAIAAVLGDLRGGPYMVWLTREPVTDTGLEDPFVSASAKVEMDAGFWLHMRLIPSAAIIDTAIRNQKKWAASLLGVAAMVSFGGLFMLHRTLRRERQLNEMKSQFVASVSHELRAPVASIRLMADALEAEKVAPETAKEFHRLIAREGARLSTLVGNVLDHARIEQGRKVWRMEPCDLSALVADTVRVMEPLANEKSIGLKVELSPVEATVDADAIQQALVNLLDNAIKFSPPGSEVTTVLACYDERRTWRLCVRDEGPGIPKDEQSRIFERFYRPGDELRRETQGTGIGLSLVKSIAEAHGGRVTVESELGRGSVFVFAGSAGLEAGSLDHSGRSENRRSREQS